One segment of Methylocella silvestris BL2 DNA contains the following:
- a CDS encoding aldo/keto reductase, whose product MSNAPAPAANAAPKMDYVPIAGTSLGISRIAIGTWAIGGWMWGGADDAQSMETLRAALDHGINLIDTAPVYGFGHSEEVVGTTLSEHGLRSRALIATKVGLDWKDGKVFRNASRDRINAEIEQSLRRLKTDHIDIYQVHWPDPKTPIEETAEAMKALFDQGVIGAIGVSNFSVDQMERFRKVAPLHTAQPPYNLFERAVEKDILPYCLEHGVAVLGYGSLCRGLLSGRMKIDTLFEGDDLRRVDPKFQPPRFSHYLAAVARLDRLARERFGKTVIDLAVRFALDQGISSALWGARHPGQLKPVDEISGWTLDAAAKAEIETILREEIPDPVGPEFMAPPARA is encoded by the coding sequence ATGTCGAATGCGCCCGCCCCCGCAGCCAACGCCGCGCCCAAAATGGATTACGTTCCGATCGCGGGGACGTCGCTTGGAATTTCGCGGATCGCGATCGGCACATGGGCGATCGGCGGCTGGATGTGGGGCGGCGCCGACGATGCGCAATCGATGGAAACGCTCCGCGCCGCGCTCGATCACGGCATCAACCTGATCGATACGGCGCCCGTCTACGGCTTCGGCCATTCCGAAGAGGTGGTCGGCACGACCCTGTCCGAACATGGTTTGCGCAGCCGCGCGCTGATCGCGACAAAGGTCGGACTCGACTGGAAGGACGGAAAAGTCTTCCGCAACGCCAGCCGCGACCGGATCAACGCGGAGATCGAGCAGTCTTTGCGCCGGTTGAAGACCGATCATATCGACATCTATCAGGTGCATTGGCCCGACCCGAAAACTCCGATCGAGGAAACTGCAGAGGCGATGAAGGCGCTGTTCGATCAGGGCGTCATCGGCGCGATCGGCGTCAGCAATTTTTCCGTCGATCAGATGGAGCGGTTCCGCAAGGTTGCGCCGCTGCATACAGCGCAGCCGCCCTATAATCTTTTCGAGCGAGCGGTCGAGAAAGACATTCTGCCCTACTGCCTCGAGCACGGCGTCGCGGTCCTCGGCTATGGCTCGCTTTGCCGCGGCCTGCTCTCCGGCCGCATGAAGATCGACACGCTTTTCGAAGGCGACGATCTGCGCCGGGTCGATCCAAAATTTCAACCGCCGCGCTTTTCCCATTATCTCGCCGCGGTGGCGCGACTCGACCGGCTGGCCCGCGAGCGCTTCGGCAAGACAGTGATCGATCTCGCCGTCCGCTTCGCGCTCGACCAGGGGATCTCGTCGGCGCTGTGGGGCGCGCGCCATCCCGGCCAATTGAAGCCGGTCGATGAGATCTCCGGCTGGACGCTCGACGCCGCAGCAAAGGCCGAGATCGAGACAATCTTGCGCGAAGAAATCCCCGATCCGGTCGGGCCGGAGTTCATGGCGCCTCCCGCCCGCGCCTGA
- a CDS encoding ABC transporter substrate-binding protein, which translates to MMTRFMRAEIGGPAQSLGPFNCEGRMNFMKLARGLGLGLALAAGALFPLHDASAQTKVKIGYIPVLGSAQLFVIDGQGWAKDEGLDLELIRFQAGTQAIQALAAGQLDAYLAGVLPLLVARSKGVDVRVVAAAAIEELQLVGRGLLLAATEGADFKTAIANFTATQGRKPKIAAQPQGSVPDTLLRYWLQVENGIDPSSVDITGLDIDAAQQAFLAGSVDAAVLREPALTVVRDRVKDSKVLVTGHQFMPDQPGSVLALYKPGEPQNAATGEKLLRLHLRATELIKAHPDQAAPFILKALGSGILTPAQIDRALAGSLSSFVTDPARIVDSVEKLQAFEIKLGTVKNATPVADLFDLAFYQRVAAAK; encoded by the coding sequence ATGATGACAAGGTTTATGCGCGCCGAAATCGGCGGTCCGGCGCAAAGTCTTGGTCCGTTCAACTGCGAGGGACGAATGAATTTCATGAAACTGGCGCGCGGTTTGGGGCTCGGTCTTGCCCTGGCCGCCGGCGCCCTCTTTCCCCTGCATGACGCTTCGGCGCAGACCAAGGTGAAGATCGGCTATATCCCCGTCCTCGGCTCGGCGCAGCTCTTTGTCATCGACGGCCAGGGTTGGGCCAAGGACGAAGGCCTCGACCTCGAACTGATCCGCTTTCAAGCCGGCACGCAGGCGATCCAGGCGCTGGCCGCAGGCCAGCTCGACGCCTATCTTGCAGGCGTCCTGCCGCTTCTCGTCGCGCGCTCCAAGGGCGTCGACGTCAGGGTCGTCGCCGCCGCCGCCATTGAGGAATTGCAGCTCGTCGGGCGCGGCCTCCTGCTCGCCGCGACGGAAGGCGCCGACTTCAAGACCGCCATCGCCAATTTCACCGCAACGCAGGGCCGCAAGCCAAAAATCGCGGCGCAGCCGCAGGGCTCGGTTCCCGACACGCTGCTGCGCTATTGGCTGCAGGTCGAAAACGGGATTGATCCGTCAAGCGTCGACATCACGGGCCTCGACATCGACGCGGCGCAGCAGGCCTTCCTCGCCGGATCGGTCGACGCCGCCGTGCTGCGCGAGCCGGCCCTGACCGTCGTGCGCGACCGGGTAAAAGATTCGAAGGTCCTCGTCACCGGCCATCAATTCATGCCGGATCAGCCCGGCTCGGTGCTTGCGCTTTATAAGCCCGGCGAGCCGCAAAACGCCGCGACCGGCGAAAAGCTGCTGCGCCTGCATCTGCGCGCGACCGAGCTGATCAAGGCGCATCCCGATCAGGCCGCGCCCTTCATCCTCAAGGCGCTTGGCTCCGGCATTCTGACGCCGGCGCAGATCGATCGCGCGCTGGCGGGATCGCTGTCGTCCTTCGTCACCGATCCGGCGCGCATCGTCGATTCGGTGGAAAAGCTCCAGGCGTTCGAGATCAAGCTTGGAACCGTCAAGAACGCGACGCCGGTCGCGGATCTGTTCGATCTCGCCTTCTATCAGCGCGTCGCCGCCGCAAAATGA
- a CDS encoding efflux RND transporter periplasmic adaptor subunit produces the protein MNSMPPDPALHQTGLRANEEGEDKRKEPPRETERRERGRRIIARLIGFLAVAIVAGLVGFGLWTKSSRNAEADAAMEARVNATPTVRTAIVKEDSTPRTIELTGNMTAFDSATLFARATGYISVRHADIGTKLKKGDVLAVIAAPDLDQQLVQAKAQLVQFQAAVQQAQANADLGRVTDQRTSRLVAQGWSSAQQGDNDRLTLAARTAAVAVAKANVTAQEAAVSRLQQLTEFERITAPFDGVVTSRLVDVGSLVTADAASGTPLFSMARTDVLRVQAFVPQSATFGIKDGDAATITVSELPGKTFTGHVARNAEALSAGTRTLLMEVDVDNKDGVLSAGLYSIVHLAVRRPNPVIVIPSQAVIFNKDGLRVAVVSDGKIELRKIELEQDNGANVEVRSGLKNGDRIILSPPANVSDGMSVKTA, from the coding sequence ATGAACAGCATGCCTCCGGATCCCGCTTTGCATCAGACGGGCCTCCGCGCCAATGAAGAGGGGGAAGACAAGCGCAAGGAGCCCCCGCGCGAGACGGAACGGCGCGAGCGCGGCCGCCGGATCATCGCGCGCCTGATCGGCTTTCTGGCGGTTGCGATCGTCGCCGGGCTGGTCGGCTTCGGCCTCTGGACCAAGTCGAGCCGCAATGCGGAAGCCGACGCCGCGATGGAGGCGCGGGTGAATGCGACGCCGACCGTGCGAACGGCGATCGTCAAGGAAGACTCGACGCCGCGCACCATCGAGCTCACCGGCAATATGACCGCGTTCGACAGCGCGACGCTTTTTGCCCGCGCGACCGGCTATATCAGCGTCCGCCACGCCGACATCGGAACCAAGCTGAAAAAGGGCGACGTCCTCGCGGTCATCGCCGCGCCCGACCTCGATCAGCAGCTCGTGCAGGCGAAGGCCCAGCTCGTGCAGTTTCAGGCCGCCGTGCAACAGGCGCAAGCCAACGCCGATCTCGGCCGCGTCACCGACCAGCGCACCTCGCGCCTCGTCGCGCAGGGCTGGTCGAGCGCGCAACAAGGCGACAACGACCGGCTGACGCTCGCGGCGCGCACCGCGGCGGTCGCCGTCGCCAAGGCCAATGTCACCGCGCAGGAAGCGGCCGTGAGCCGGCTGCAGCAACTGACCGAGTTCGAGCGGATCACGGCGCCCTTCGACGGCGTCGTCACCAGCCGCCTCGTCGACGTCGGCAGTCTCGTGACCGCGGATGCGGCGAGCGGAACTCCGCTGTTCTCGATGGCCCGCACCGACGTCCTGCGCGTGCAGGCGTTTGTCCCGCAATCGGCTACTTTCGGCATCAAGGACGGCGACGCCGCGACGATCACCGTCTCCGAACTGCCGGGCAAGACCTTCACCGGCCATGTTGCGCGCAATGCCGAAGCGCTCTCGGCCGGCACGCGGACGCTGCTGATGGAGGTCGACGTCGACAACAAGGATGGCGTCCTCAGCGCCGGCCTCTACAGCATCGTCCACCTCGCGGTGCGCCGGCCCAATCCTGTGATCGTCATCCCCTCGCAGGCGGTGATCTTCAACAAGGATGGTTTGCGCGTGGCGGTCGTCTCCGACGGAAAGATCGAGCTGCGCAAGATCGAGCTCGAACAGGATAATGGCGCCAATGTCGAAGTGCGCTCCGGCCTCAAGAACGGCGATCGAATCATCCTGAGCCCGCCCGCTAATGTATCCGACGGGATGAGCGTCAAGACGGCCTAA
- a CDS encoding efflux RND transporter permease subunit produces MGIVGFALRYRHTFYVLALMMLFLGGAAIFTTPKDIFPNINIPVVTVIWQYTGLTPEEMEQRVTTYSEYSISSSVSDVRNIESQTMAGIAVEKIYFQPNVNIDLAIAQVVSGSNSIRALMPTGIQAPIVIQYNASSVPVLQLSLSSDTLNEQQLYDYGIYQMRQALAPIPGITLPTPYGGKYRQIMVDLDPDALRARGITPNDIVNAVNAQSLTLPSGDVKLGDQQFIVKVNNAAPSIDALNQIPIKKVGGATVFLSDVAHVRDGWAVQQNIVRAEGKRSVLLTIIKNGNASTLDVVNRVKAALPDIQKAAPPGMDIKLLFDQSVFVQNAIDSVLHEGAIAAALTALMILIFLGSWRSTLVVMVSIPLSILTSVAILSVLGQTINTMTLGGLALAVGILVDDSTVTIENTHRLLEEGMDFDKAVLEGAAGIAVPTLISTLAICCVFISVFFLQGAARYLFAPLAMAVVFAMLASYCISRTLTPIMIGLLIRKEHERHGEATDWLARFHARFNAGFDRFRDFYAWLLTGILRRRILTPAIALLVVAGAGLLSLNVGSDFFPTVDAGLIQLHARVPARTRIERTEQIFQDVEDKIREVVPAKDLKLVLDNIGLPQRLYNLAFTDGSAIGVNDGVIQIELAEGHQGTADIIRTLRRELSVAFPDVMFYFQPADLVTQVLNFGVPTQIDVQIQGRDRENNKRVAALLQDKMSRVPGLVDAHIQQELNAPMLYYTVDRTRAQQLGLNMQQVANNLNISLSSSEQVSPNFWTDPKTGIPYFMPAQTPEYKLATKNQLDNTPLATSSDADGTPIPTLLGNIATAERLGVQSVYNHSNIQAVYDVYGSVQDRDLGSVAKEVRRIVDEVSPELKPGNKIVIRGQIESMESAFGNLALGLIFAAVFVYMLMVVNYQSFVDPLAVILALPGAGAGIILLLFVTGTTLSVPSLMGAIMAIGVASANSILLVTFAREQREAGHTPFEAALSAGVTRLRPVLMTAAAMIVGMIPMAIGGPGEEQNAVLARSVIGGVAVGTLTTLLFVPFLYSIVGRFERAEPHVHKDPTPQGSAHGSPQRTPQGSPS; encoded by the coding sequence GCTGGCATTGCCGTCGAGAAGATCTATTTCCAGCCCAATGTGAATATCGATCTGGCCATCGCCCAGGTCGTCTCCGGCTCCAATTCGATCCGCGCGCTGATGCCGACCGGCATTCAGGCGCCGATCGTCATCCAATACAACGCCTCGTCGGTGCCGGTGCTTCAGCTAAGCTTGAGCTCGGATACGCTGAATGAGCAACAGCTCTATGATTACGGCATCTATCAGATGCGCCAGGCGCTGGCGCCGATCCCCGGCATCACGCTGCCGACGCCCTATGGCGGCAAATACCGCCAGATCATGGTCGATCTCGATCCCGACGCGCTACGCGCGCGAGGCATCACGCCGAACGACATCGTCAACGCCGTCAATGCGCAGAGCCTGACCCTGCCGTCGGGCGACGTGAAGCTTGGCGACCAGCAATTCATCGTCAAAGTCAATAATGCGGCGCCCTCGATCGACGCGCTGAACCAGATTCCGATCAAGAAGGTCGGCGGCGCCACCGTCTTTTTGTCCGACGTCGCCCATGTGCGCGACGGCTGGGCGGTGCAGCAGAACATCGTGCGCGCCGAGGGCAAGCGCTCCGTTCTCCTCACCATCATCAAGAACGGCAACGCCTCGACGCTCGACGTCGTCAATCGGGTCAAGGCGGCGCTTCCGGACATCCAGAAGGCCGCCCCGCCCGGCATGGACATCAAGCTCCTGTTCGATCAGTCGGTGTTCGTGCAGAATGCCATCGACAGCGTGCTGCATGAAGGCGCGATCGCCGCCGCCCTGACCGCCTTGATGATCCTGATCTTCCTCGGCTCCTGGCGCTCGACGCTGGTCGTCATGGTGTCGATACCGCTCTCGATCCTGACCTCCGTCGCGATCCTGTCTGTCCTCGGCCAGACGATCAACACCATGACCCTCGGCGGCCTCGCTCTCGCCGTCGGCATTCTCGTCGACGATTCGACGGTGACAATCGAGAATACGCATCGCCTTCTCGAGGAAGGCATGGATTTCGACAAGGCCGTGCTCGAGGGCGCCGCCGGCATCGCCGTTCCGACGCTGATCTCGACGCTGGCGATCTGCTGCGTCTTCATCTCGGTGTTCTTCTTGCAGGGCGCCGCGCGCTATCTGTTCGCGCCGCTGGCGATGGCCGTCGTGTTCGCCATGCTCGCCTCCTATTGCATCTCGCGGACGCTGACGCCGATCATGATCGGCCTTTTGATCCGCAAGGAGCATGAGCGGCATGGCGAGGCGACGGACTGGCTCGCAAGGTTTCACGCGCGCTTCAACGCCGGCTTCGACCGCTTCCGCGATTTCTATGCGTGGCTGCTGACCGGCATTTTGCGGCGGAGGATCCTGACGCCTGCGATCGCGCTCCTCGTCGTCGCCGGCGCGGGCCTCCTTTCGCTGAACGTCGGGTCCGATTTCTTTCCGACGGTCGACGCGGGCCTCATTCAGCTGCATGCTCGCGTCCCGGCGCGCACCCGCATCGAGCGCACGGAGCAAATTTTCCAGGATGTCGAGGACAAGATTCGCGAGGTCGTTCCAGCAAAGGACCTGAAGCTCGTTCTCGACAATATCGGCTTGCCGCAGCGGCTCTATAATCTCGCCTTCACCGACGGCAGCGCCATCGGCGTCAATGACGGCGTGATCCAGATCGAACTCGCCGAGGGGCATCAAGGCACGGCCGACATCATCCGAACCCTGCGGCGGGAGTTGAGCGTCGCTTTTCCCGACGTCATGTTCTATTTCCAGCCGGCCGATCTCGTCACGCAGGTGTTGAATTTCGGCGTGCCGACGCAGATCGACGTCCAGATTCAGGGGCGCGACCGCGAGAACAACAAGCGCGTCGCCGCGCTGCTGCAGGACAAGATGAGCCGCGTGCCCGGCCTTGTCGACGCCCACATTCAGCAGGAGCTGAACGCGCCGATGCTCTATTACACGGTCGACCGCACCCGGGCGCAGCAGCTCGGGCTGAACATGCAGCAGGTCGCCAACAATTTGAACATCAGCCTCAGCTCGTCGGAACAGGTGTCGCCGAATTTCTGGACCGATCCCAAGACCGGCATCCCCTATTTCATGCCGGCGCAAACGCCGGAATATAAACTCGCCACCAAGAACCAGCTCGACAACACGCCGCTGGCGACCAGTTCCGACGCGGACGGCACGCCGATACCGACCCTGCTCGGCAATATTGCGACGGCGGAGCGCCTCGGCGTGCAATCGGTCTACAATCACTCGAACATCCAGGCCGTCTATGACGTCTATGGCAGCGTGCAGGACCGCGATCTTGGCTCCGTCGCGAAGGAGGTCCGCCGAATTGTCGACGAGGTCTCGCCCGAGCTGAAGCCGGGCAACAAGATCGTCATCCGCGGCCAGATCGAGAGCATGGAATCGGCTTTCGGCAATCTGGCGCTGGGGCTCATCTTCGCCGCCGTGTTCGTCTACATGCTGATGGTGGTCAATTATCAGAGCTTCGTCGATCCGCTGGCGGTGATTCTCGCCTTGCCCGGCGCCGGCGCCGGCATCATCCTCCTTTTGTTCGTCACCGGCACGACCTTGAGCGTGCCGTCGCTGATGGGCGCGATCATGGCGATCGGCGTCGCCTCGGCGAATTCGATCCTGCTCGTGACTTTCGCGCGCGAGCAGCGCGAGGCCGGCCATACGCCCTTCGAGGCGGCTCTGTCGGCCGGCGTCACCCGGCTCCGGCCCGTGCTGATGACGGCCGCCGCGATGATCGTCGGCATGATTCCAATGGCGATCGGCGGCCCGGGCGAAGAGCAGAACGCCGTGCTGGCGCGCTCGGTGATCGGCGGCGTCGCCGTCGGCACGTTGACCACTCTGCTGTTCGTGCCCTTCCTCTATTCCATCGTCGGCCGGTTTGAGCGCGCGGAGCCGCACGTCCACAAGGATCCCACCCCGCAAGGGTCAGCGCACGGATCGCCCCAGAGAACGCCCCAAGGATCGCCGTCATGA